Within Takifugu flavidus isolate HTHZ2018 chromosome 12, ASM371156v2, whole genome shotgun sequence, the genomic segment CATCTTTGAAGCTGGGAGAATCCCGAGTCATCCTAAAGGGCAAAATTTCACTCAGGCTCTGAATTTAAGGAGGAATCATCTTTCAGtatgaacatggtacctctcaatGAGTCCTTGTCCCACCCTGAAGCCCAGACTCTCAAGAACAGAAATACAGAGAGCTCCATCCTGGACACAGGAAATCTGGGTAATTAGCAAGAAGTAGTTGGCAATGGTCGAGGTGTACACCGATTTTATAATACAACTGAAAAATATTCATGCGTAGTAATCCTATAGGCACCTTGCTGTCCACCTGTTCCTTATTGGATTGCTGCTCCTTGTAAACATGGGACACGATCTCCATATGGAGAAAGTCAAACAAACACTGATCTGCCATTTCTGGTAAAAAcagaattacaaaaaaatgtaaCACCAAATAAAAGTACTCGCAAGAATGTGTGTTTCAAATCAAAACCGCGGATATTTTTTAAACTCGGCCTAACGTAAGCAAGCTAGCTCTGTCTACGAAATGACGTTTAGCTAGTAAGCTATTTGCCATTTTCGTCTTAAACTTGATGCTGTTATTATCTGGGTATAATAGACAAGATGAAGGCACACCAAAACCTTCTGATTAATTTTACCTGAAGAATAAAGTGAACAATGTCTCAATACCTGTTAAGTGAGTGGAGGCAGCATAAAATAAACATTAGCCTTGCTGGGTTGTACTCGATATAGTCAACCGGGTACGGTTTGCCCGGGCGGGGTTAGTGGAGTCAGTCAGTCGATGTGGAAAAAGCACGTTCAAATGATGGACTAATTGACATAAGCAACAAAAATCATTGTAATCGAAACTTAAATTCTATTTTGATTGACATTTAAAGGACTGTTGTCAAAGACATGCACGTGTACATTGGGGCATCAGCTTTACACCAGATTAACACAAACCAACGCTTGGGTATACAACCAATCGCGTTAACGATGGTCAACGTTAGCGCCTGACTGATTGGTTGATGGAATCTAGCTACTTCCGCATTAGTCATGTGATTATTGTTTTCTTACCACACAGGTTTGACAGTTATGTTTCCCCCATATTTATCGTAACAAGAAGCTTTTAGTTGACATTAACTTATAGTTTATTGTCTGTTTAGAAGAACGTGGTCTACTGTTGACGTACTTAATTACAGTAAGATATTTTCTGCTAGTTTTTAGGGTAATTAATTAGGTacgtgtgtgcatttgtgtagAGCCATGTCTAACAGATACAAGACTGTGGTGCAAGGCGAGGCGTCAGAGACCGACTCCGATGATGAGGTTTACATTACCTCCATGCCGCCTCCCCAAGCAGCCTTGGTGGGACTCAAGGTTGCCCTTTATTCTTGTCTTTTCTCAATCATTCTGAAACTGAACAATCAATTCCATTTGTCATTTACATGTGATGTTTTGTCTGATCTTTGATCTGCTGCTAGGTTTCCGGGGAGGCATCTGAAACAGACAGTGATGGagatgaggagcagctggacCAGACCTCTACATCGAGCCAGCAGAGTTCTCTGATCCTACAGAGAGACCTCCCGCCCCTGATTGTAGTCCAGGATCGTCCTGATATACAGTCGGTGGTTGAGGACAGGCCGAGCCCCACGCACAGGCCACATGGTGAGAAGGACAATGTGTTGTAGTATTTGAAAATCCATTTATAAGCCTGGCTTGTAGTGTTTTGAGGTAAAATGAAGGTTCTTTAGGTATGTGATTCTGTTTCCAGGTGAGACTCTCTTACAACAGAAGTTGCAGGAATCTAACACTCGCCTTTATCATGACGTAGGAGAGATGGTCCGGCAGTTGTATAGCAGTGCCAGTAAAGAGGTATGTGCTTAGTTGTTTTCAATTACACACTGACCTTTATGAAATTTGGGTTATTAGGTTATTTGTGTGCTCAGTTGCAGGAAGTAGGACATTGCAGGACATTGAAATGGTATTTAAATGATGCCTTACTTGTTTTGAATGAACATTTGACCTGCAAGCATTTACCTTTTTGTATATTAGGTAAATGGTTATATTAGGTAAATGATTTCGATATAATCTCATTAAACTGTGATCGtcagaattaattaattaatttatttatttatttatttatttatttatttgagtcTTGTCATTCTAAATCAACATTAGCATGTTTGCATGTGGAGTTGTATTTAGTATGTAGTAGACTTGTGGCTTCAGTCTTTTTCTGATGGTTTACTTGAAAGGTGCACAGTGCAACAGCTCAGCTGAATGCGTCACAGGGTGCCATCATCAACGCCTCACACAGCATCAGAATAATCCTGGATGACCTGAAGGCCGTATCTGAGAAGATTGACATCATTACCAGCTGTCAAATATTGCCAGATATTAACATCACTAACTAAAATAATTATACTCCTTTGTAAATAATGTATGAACGTTGTGATTTCACATTTGGATTCAAGCTGAAAGAAATAGCACGGTAACATAGCTTCTGTGTTTATGAGCAACaccaatacaatacaatacaaccCATATATGTAAGAATCACTGCATGTATTCATGATTCAATAGTCACAAATAATTATACAATTAAGAATTTTGTCAATGTAGCCATATGTAATATtgcatattgtttttttttccaaggaaTGTAAATATATATTGCCCAACACAAAAATAATCAGAATCTCTTATTGACATAGAAAGACGTTTGCATTGTATCATAAACTTGCAACGCATTATCAGTCAGTCTGAGCGCAGGTCAGACAGACATATAGAAATATACCATCACAACTGCCACCAGGTTGAGAATCACACCCACAATCCCAAACAATGCTGAGCATGTGTTTGAAATCCAGCTCAAATCTGATTGTTTCCAGAAGGACCCTGAGCGGTCTGTCTACGTGAAAAGGGGAACAAACGGTTTACAATAACGTTTCAGAATTTTAGGATGAAAAGTTGCTCTAAATGCTCTTTTCATGGTTAGGCCACTAGCTGGAGTCATCGACCATATTCTGAAGAAATACTGCACAGTGAAGCTGAAAACGGAATTTAGTGCAAAAATTTGTTTATTAGTACAAAAAAAACTACCTATGATATATAATATTTTTGATTGTAGATTAAAAATAACCTCATCACTAACCAAATGTTAAACATATTTTTATGAGTATTGTATGTGATGCACATTGTAGAGTCTGATTAGAGTCTTACCTCTGCATCGTTTCCTTCCCTGATGTCTCTGTCTTTAGTTGCTGTGGTCCACTCCATCTAAAACCCATCAAAGTCACAGCAAGAAAGAGCTGAATACgtactcaaatcaaatcaaatcaaatcaatctttatttatatagtgtccagaatcccagggcctaaccccagacaagcaatagtggcaaggaaaaactcccctttaacaggaagaaaccttgagcaggaccaggctcatgtagggggaccctcctgctgatggccggctgggtaaagagagaggagaggagagtgagagggaggagaggagaggagaggcacagagcacagaaacacacacaaaaatacactatacaacgggtcagcagggccggaggtcatcatgcagctccgaaggtggcgatacctgtaaatgaatggggggggcagaaaaactatacaggaatcagcataactagtctgcttgatgaggaggaggaaatgagaggagaggagaggagaggagaggagaggagaggagaggagagagaggagaggagaggagaggaaaccatgatccagtggggtgacagaggcctgtcaggtgatcatgtttccagaccctggcagccttagcctataacagcatagctaagatgtgacctaacgattagacgaccccctaagtatgataatttgtctatctatgacagtaactggaactacagatttagtaacaataagctttttcaaagaggtaggttttaagtctgatcttaaaagtagcgatggagtcagcctcccgtacctgtacagggagctggttccatagcaggggggcctggtagctaaatgctcggaccccattctactcctagaaac encodes:
- the bloc1s3 gene encoding biogenesis of lysosome-related organelles complex 1 subunit 3 isoform X2, whose amino-acid sequence is MESSYFRISHVIIVFLPHRAMSNRYKTVVQGEASETDSDDEVYITSMPPPQAALVGLKVSGEASETDSDGDEEQLDQTSTSSQQSSLILQRDLPPLIVVQDRPDIQSVVEDRPSPTHRPHGETLLQQKLQESNTRLYHDVGEMVRQLYSSASKELQEVGHCRTLKWYLNDALLVLNEHLTCKHLPFCILGKWLY
- the bloc1s3 gene encoding biogenesis of lysosome-related organelles complex 1 subunit 3 isoform X3, encoding MESSYFRISHVIIVFLPHRAMSNRYKTVVQGEASETDSDDEVYITSMPPPQAALVGLKVSGEASETDSDGDEEQLDQTSTSSQQSSLILQRDLPPLIVVQDRPDIQSVVEDRPSPTHRPHGEMVRQLYSSASKEVHSATAQLNASQGAIINASHSIRIILDDLKAVSEKIDIITSCQILPDINITN
- the bloc1s3 gene encoding biogenesis of lysosome-related organelles complex 1 subunit 3 isoform X4 — encoded protein: MESSYFRISHVIIVFLPHRAMSNRYKTVVQGEASETDSDDEVYITSMPPPQAALVGLKVSGEASETDSDGDEEQLDQTSTSSQQSSLILQRDLPPLIVVQDRPDIQSVVEDRPSPTHRPHGEMVRQLYSSASKELQEVGHCRTLKWYLNDALLVLNEHLTCKHLPFCILGKWLY
- the bloc1s3 gene encoding biogenesis of lysosome-related organelles complex 1 subunit 3 isoform X1 yields the protein MESSYFRISHVIIVFLPHRAMSNRYKTVVQGEASETDSDDEVYITSMPPPQAALVGLKVSGEASETDSDGDEEQLDQTSTSSQQSSLILQRDLPPLIVVQDRPDIQSVVEDRPSPTHRPHGETLLQQKLQESNTRLYHDVGEMVRQLYSSASKEVHSATAQLNASQGAIINASHSIRIILDDLKAVSEKIDIITSCQILPDINITN